Proteins encoded together in one Bombus vancouverensis nearcticus chromosome 14, iyBomVanc1_principal, whole genome shotgun sequence window:
- the LOC117154984 gene encoding uncharacterized protein LOC117154984, whose product MLYSTYLIPLGVLLLLKSSTSAEHSRNHDKFYSSIESKPLSSQETDNLRLVLNFIRQSPEFHPLTFSVILPEFQSSFIEFLLSYIGQNSIEAYKVRARDLSLKATWMSRLRLTWIFVVQDLSSFNIFVYWQWNLWKAGNQYLIIFTGKVVTTLWTEAFTNLWRKYDVHRIVVVDDDFRCLTRYMPLEKRSNNDFGRVYKSCLKNRLNRDTRLFENFQNLNHYPLNVLVFESLLMNVSYDTRNRLELSKPDANVAFALEKAMRATFRIKAMRKVDFMDDPFATSLTDIETRNVDMVITGFFVKVYSKFRKFQFTCAMYEDKLCFVSPDSGLVPKAYMPFLPFQKSLWFLLIAYNITVTFLWWLAKHISESLRRQYKCANPSRRLEINRSTRKPQARYLSKSGIKNYFLIKEHRSSDVSNYKEPPEIPRYIKRPIIFIEHLTYPFQTSEIPAQRALLLGTLFFALILNGLYQSVLVSSLSKPFHYPQLHNLEDVVDSGKIVITKYANLKNVFLDDSELDAMLVQRIRVINTQRSTKDIVAYEDKIAITRYYTLELGDSDYFDKEGNPLLNLVDECPMNYRVSYVSRLHSPYAEKVDFVLLRLREAGLLNFWFDDMLYRIKIAKIKKRRLNEDMAAMKSWMSGRIRLSLDHYLLTFLLLFVGLFGSTVMFFVELYIAKRSRRKC is encoded by the exons ATGTTATATTCAACGTATCTGATCCCTCTCGGTGTTTTGCTTTTATTAAAATCCTCCACTTCGGCGGAACACTCTCGGAACCACGATAAATTCTACTCGTCGATCGAGAGCAAGCCCTTATCTAGCCAGGAGACTGACAACCTGAGGCTGGTGTTGAATTTCATTCGCCAATCCCCTGAGTTTCATCCGCTCACGTTCTCCGTAATACTGCCGGAGTTTCAATCGAGCTTCATCGAATTTTTGCTGAGCTATATCGGGCAGAATTCGATCGAGGCCTACAAAGTCAGGGCGAGGGATCTGTCCCTGAAGGCCACTTGGATGAGCCGGCTACGACTCACTTGGATCTTCGTCGTTCAAGACTTGTCCAGTTTTAACATCTTCGTTTATTGGCAATGGAATCTGTGGAAAGCCGGAAACCAGTATTTGATTATCTTCACTGGAAAAGTAGTCACCACGCTCTGGACGGAGGCTTTCACAAACTTGTGGAGAAAGTACGACGTTCATCGAATCGTCGTTGTCGACGATGATTTTCGATGTCTGACCAGGTACATGCCGCTCGAGAAACGATCTAACAATGACTTTGGCAGGGTATACAAATCATGTTTGAAGAA TCGACTGAACAGAGATACAAGGTTATTCGAGAATTTCCAAAACTTGAATCATTATCCCCTGAACGTGCTGGTGTTCGAGTCTCTGCTGATGAACGTTTCATATGATACTCGGAATAGACTGGAATTGAGCAAACCAGACGCTAACGTGGCGTTTGCTCTGGAGAAGGCGATGAGGGCAACATTTCGTATAAAAGCTATGAGGAAGGTTGATTTCATGGATGATCCATTCGCTACTTCGTTGACAGACATCGAGACTAGAAACGTGGACATGGTTATCACCGGATTTTTCGTCAAGGTTTATAGCAAATTTCGAAAGTTTCAGTTCACCTGTGCCATGTACGAGGACAAGCTGTGCTTCGTGTCGCCCGATTCTGGTCTGGTACCCAAGGCTTACATGCCTTTCTTACCGTTTCAGAAGAGCTTATGGTTTCTGCTAATAGCATATAACATTACGGTTACGTTCCTGTGGTGGTTGGCGAAACACATTAGCGAATCGTTGCGACGTCAATACAAATGTGCCAATCCTAGTCGACGATTAGAAATTAATCGTTCAACGAGAAAACCACAAGCACGGTATCTTTCCAAAAgtggaataaaaaattattttctaatcaAAGAACATCGTTCCTCTGATGTATCTAATTACAAAGAACCACCAGAAATTCCCCGATACATCAAAAGACCGATCATTTTTATCGAGCATCTTACCTATCCCTTTCAAACGAGCGAAATTCCAGCGCAGAGAGCTCTACTCCTCGGCACCCTATTTTTCGCTCTTATCCTCAATGGGCTGTATCAAAGCGTGTTGGTATCTAGCCTAAGTAAACCGTTCCATTACCCTCAACTACATAATCTAGAAGATGTAGTAGATTCTGGGAAGATCGTGATCACCAAGTATGCGAATCTGAAGAACGTGTTCCTGGACGATTCCGAACTAGACGCGATGCTGGTTCAGAGAATTCGTGTGATTAACACTCAACGATCTACGAAGGATATTGTGGCGTACGAAGATAAAATCGCCATCACCAGATATTACACGTTGGAGCTCGGAGATTCCGACTATTTCGACAAAGAAGGAAATCCCCTATTGAACTTGGTGGACGAATGTCCGATGAATTATAGAGTGTCTTACGTGTCACGATTGCATTCACCTTACGCAGAGAAAGTCGATTTCGTGTTGTTAAGGTTGAGAGAAGCGGGTCTGCTTAATTTCTGGTTCGATGATATGTTGTATCGTATTAAGATAGCTAAGATAAAGAAAAGGAGATTGAACGAGGATATGGCGGCGATGAAGAGCTGGATGAGCGGCAGGATAAGATTATCGCTggatcattatttattaacgtTCTTATTGCTGTTCGTTGGCCTGTTTGGATCTACCGTGATGTTCTTCGTGGAACTGTACATCGCGAAACGAAGCAGaagaaaatgttaa
- the LOC117164610 gene encoding uncharacterized protein LOC117164610 yields MALKRSLLSITVITISIGVSPIFTWNPDIHRYESYDLEKGPVFYEAYYPDTNEEPRSNYQQKRYFDQGAVLEKTYQVPSERLTYPANNIQVDNYENRANTILQNDDRFFLETNTQPLDVKEISKLARRAISRDLENWNTLEDYLDRAKYQDLVFRRRIVVPDGLVPNLPDSLKEQRDLRRDLYEEIREEPLALPSRIESTEDQRDSIRRLAARDLADRDSLGSLKSIRYEDQPTREQKVIQAVRTSQINVPLTRDTNPSDSRSITNAYPTENIFAPRPQVINYIFSRKPEITTENKVRNLPETKETSELMPRNYGDNLIQDEMKKTTEDKDVKVTSIEVSEVPRHKTRHHHGEWPRRDYSRRHQS; encoded by the exons ATGGCTCTAAAACGGAGTCTACTTTCAATTACAGTGATAACGATTTCCATCG GTGTATCGCCGATCTTCACGTGGAACCCCGATATTCACCG CTACGAGAGCTACGATCTCGAAAAAGGTCCGGTCTTCTACGAAGCCTACTATCCAGACACCAACGAGGAACCTCGTAGCAACTATCAACAAAAACGTTATTTCGATCAAGGAGCCGTTTTGGAGAAAACCTATCAAGTACCTTCTGAACGTCTCACGTATCCGGCAAACAATATTCAAGTGGATAATTATGAAAACAGAGCCAACACCATCCTCCAAAACGACGATCGTTTCTTTCTTGAAACGAACACGCAACCTCTGGACGTAAAAGAAATCTCGAAGCTGGCTAGAAGAGCGATTTCCCGGGATTTGGAAAACTGGAACACTCTTGAGGATTATTTGGATCGCGCCAAATACCAAGATCTCGTGTTTCGTCGTCGAATCGTCGTGCCTGACGGCCTCGTGCCGAACTTGCCAGATTCTTTGAAGGAACAACGTGACTTAAGAAGAGATCTGTACGAAGAAATTCGAGAAGAACCTTTAGCCTTACCCAGTCGCATCGAATCAACCGAAGATCAAAGAGATTCGATCAGAAGATTGGCCGCACGTGATCTTGCTGACAGAGATTCTTTGGGATCGCTGAAATCGATTCGATACGAGGATCAACCGACACGAGAACAGAAAGTGATACAGGCAGTGAGAACGAGTCAGATAAATGTGCCATTAACGAGAGATACGAATCCATCGGATTCGAGATCGATTACAAATGCTTATCCAACGGAGAACATCTTTGCACCGCGACCTCAGGTGATCAATTACATTTTTTCCAGGAAACCGGAAATAACTACGGAGAATAAGGTTCGAAACTTgcctgaaacgaaggaaactAGTGAACTTATGCCCAGGAATTACGGAGATAATCTGATTCAGGATGAAATGAAAAAAACAACAGAGGATAAAGATGTAAAAGTGACGTCCATCGAAGTTAGCGAAGTACCTAGACATAAAACTCGTCACCATCACGGGGAATGGCCAAGGCGCGACTATTCTCGCCGTCATCAGTCCtaa
- the LOC117164659 gene encoding guanylate kinase isoform X3, translated as MFHKGSRPLVLCGPSGSGKSTLLKKLFEEFPDTFGYSVSHTTRSPRPGEEDGKHYHFTTKDKMQKQIEQDEFLETATFSGNMYGTSKRAVEEVQKAGKICVLDVEVQGVKQIKQSSLDPLYIFIKAPSIEELEKRLRARKTETEDALQRRLSIARLEIEYGEKPGNFDIVIENDNVSKAYEKLRDFLMSNLKQGDAGR; from the exons ATGTTTCATAAAGGCTCACGTCCATTAGTTTTGTGTGGTCCTTCAGGAAGTGGAAAAAGTACGCTTTTAAAAAAGCTTTTTGAAGAATTTCCAGATACATTTGGTTATTCTGTGTCTCATACCACTAGAAGTCCTAGACCAGGCGAGGAAGATGGGAAACATTATCATTTTACTACTAAAGATAAGATGCAAAAACAAATAGAACAGGATGAATTTCTTGAAACTGCTACATTCAGTGGGAATATGTATGGTACTAG taaACGTGCAGTAGAAGAAGTACAAAAAGCAGGTAAAATTTGCGTATTAGATGTTGAAGTGCAAGgtgtaaaacaaataaaacaaaGTTCTTTGGATccattgtatatatttattaaagcaCCATCTATCGAAGAATTGGAGAAAAGATTAAGAGCTAGGAAAACAGAAACAGAAGATGCTTTGCAACGGAGATTATCCATTGCTAGGCTAGAGATAGAATATG GAGAAAAGCCTGGTAATTTTGACATAGTGATTGAAAATGACAATGTTTCTAAGGCATATGAAAAACTAAGAGACTTTTTGATGTCAAATCTAAAGCAAGGTGATGCAG GACGTTAA
- the LOC117164659 gene encoding guanylate kinase isoform X2: MVCACNMFHKGSRPLVLCGPSGSGKSTLLKKLFEEFPDTFGYSVSHTTRSPRPGEEDGKHYHFTTKDKMQKQIEQDEFLETATFSGNMYGTSKRAVEEVQKAGKICVLDVEVQGVKQIKQSSLDPLYIFIKAPSIEELEKRLRARKTETEDALQRRLSIARLEIEYGEKPGNFDIVIENDNVSKAYEKLRDFLMSNLKQGDAGR; the protein is encoded by the exons ATGGTTT GTGCTTGTAATATGTTTCATAAAGGCTCACGTCCATTAGTTTTGTGTGGTCCTTCAGGAAGTGGAAAAAGTACGCTTTTAAAAAAGCTTTTTGAAGAATTTCCAGATACATTTGGTTATTCTGTGTCTCATACCACTAGAAGTCCTAGACCAGGCGAGGAAGATGGGAAACATTATCATTTTACTACTAAAGATAAGATGCAAAAACAAATAGAACAGGATGAATTTCTTGAAACTGCTACATTCAGTGGGAATATGTATGGTACTAG taaACGTGCAGTAGAAGAAGTACAAAAAGCAGGTAAAATTTGCGTATTAGATGTTGAAGTGCAAGgtgtaaaacaaataaaacaaaGTTCTTTGGATccattgtatatatttattaaagcaCCATCTATCGAAGAATTGGAGAAAAGATTAAGAGCTAGGAAAACAGAAACAGAAGATGCTTTGCAACGGAGATTATCCATTGCTAGGCTAGAGATAGAATATG GAGAAAAGCCTGGTAATTTTGACATAGTGATTGAAAATGACAATGTTTCTAAGGCATATGAAAAACTAAGAGACTTTTTGATGTCAAATCTAAAGCAAGGTGATGCAG GACGTTAA
- the LOC117164659 gene encoding guanylate kinase isoform X5, producing MASLSCFRTLALGACNMFHKGSRPLVLCGPSGSGKSTLLKKLFEEFPDTFGYSVSHTTRSPRPGEEDGKHYHFTTKDKMQKQIEQDEFLETATFSGNMYGTSKRAVEEVQKAAPSIEELEKRLRARKTETEDALQRRLSIARLEIEYGEKPGNFDIVIENDNVSKAYEKLRDFLMSNLKQGDAGR from the exons ATGGCATCACTCTCATGTTTTAGAACATTAGCATTAG GTGCTTGTAATATGTTTCATAAAGGCTCACGTCCATTAGTTTTGTGTGGTCCTTCAGGAAGTGGAAAAAGTACGCTTTTAAAAAAGCTTTTTGAAGAATTTCCAGATACATTTGGTTATTCTGTGTCTCATACCACTAGAAGTCCTAGACCAGGCGAGGAAGATGGGAAACATTATCATTTTACTACTAAAGATAAGATGCAAAAACAAATAGAACAGGATGAATTTCTTGAAACTGCTACATTCAGTGGGAATATGTATGGTACTAG taaACGTGCAGTAGAAGAAGTACAAAAAGCAG caCCATCTATCGAAGAATTGGAGAAAAGATTAAGAGCTAGGAAAACAGAAACAGAAGATGCTTTGCAACGGAGATTATCCATTGCTAGGCTAGAGATAGAATATG GAGAAAAGCCTGGTAATTTTGACATAGTGATTGAAAATGACAATGTTTCTAAGGCATATGAAAAACTAAGAGACTTTTTGATGTCAAATCTAAAGCAAGGTGATGCAG GACGTTAA
- the LOC117164659 gene encoding guanylate kinase isoform X1 encodes MASLSCFRTLALGACNMFHKGSRPLVLCGPSGSGKSTLLKKLFEEFPDTFGYSVSHTTRSPRPGEEDGKHYHFTTKDKMQKQIEQDEFLETATFSGNMYGTSKRAVEEVQKAGKICVLDVEVQGVKQIKQSSLDPLYIFIKAPSIEELEKRLRARKTETEDALQRRLSIARLEIEYGEKPGNFDIVIENDNVSKAYEKLRDFLMSNLKQGDAGR; translated from the exons ATGGCATCACTCTCATGTTTTAGAACATTAGCATTAG GTGCTTGTAATATGTTTCATAAAGGCTCACGTCCATTAGTTTTGTGTGGTCCTTCAGGAAGTGGAAAAAGTACGCTTTTAAAAAAGCTTTTTGAAGAATTTCCAGATACATTTGGTTATTCTGTGTCTCATACCACTAGAAGTCCTAGACCAGGCGAGGAAGATGGGAAACATTATCATTTTACTACTAAAGATAAGATGCAAAAACAAATAGAACAGGATGAATTTCTTGAAACTGCTACATTCAGTGGGAATATGTATGGTACTAG taaACGTGCAGTAGAAGAAGTACAAAAAGCAGGTAAAATTTGCGTATTAGATGTTGAAGTGCAAGgtgtaaaacaaataaaacaaaGTTCTTTGGATccattgtatatatttattaaagcaCCATCTATCGAAGAATTGGAGAAAAGATTAAGAGCTAGGAAAACAGAAACAGAAGATGCTTTGCAACGGAGATTATCCATTGCTAGGCTAGAGATAGAATATG GAGAAAAGCCTGGTAATTTTGACATAGTGATTGAAAATGACAATGTTTCTAAGGCATATGAAAAACTAAGAGACTTTTTGATGTCAAATCTAAAGCAAGGTGATGCAG GACGTTAA
- the LOC117164659 gene encoding guanylate kinase isoform X4 encodes MASLSCFRTLALGACNMFHKGSRPLVLCGPSGSGKSTLLKKLFEEFPDTFGYSVSHTTRSPRPGEEDGKHYHFTTKDKMQKQIEQDEFLETATFSGNMYGTSKRAVEEVQKAGKICVLDVEVQGVKQIKQSSLDPLYIFIKAPSIEELEKRLRARKTETEDALQRRLSIARLEIEYDEEIYIYTSELF; translated from the exons ATGGCATCACTCTCATGTTTTAGAACATTAGCATTAG GTGCTTGTAATATGTTTCATAAAGGCTCACGTCCATTAGTTTTGTGTGGTCCTTCAGGAAGTGGAAAAAGTACGCTTTTAAAAAAGCTTTTTGAAGAATTTCCAGATACATTTGGTTATTCTGTGTCTCATACCACTAGAAGTCCTAGACCAGGCGAGGAAGATGGGAAACATTATCATTTTACTACTAAAGATAAGATGCAAAAACAAATAGAACAGGATGAATTTCTTGAAACTGCTACATTCAGTGGGAATATGTATGGTACTAG taaACGTGCAGTAGAAGAAGTACAAAAAGCAGGTAAAATTTGCGTATTAGATGTTGAAGTGCAAGgtgtaaaacaaataaaacaaaGTTCTTTGGATccattgtatatatttattaaagcaCCATCTATCGAAGAATTGGAGAAAAGATTAAGAGCTAGGAAAACAGAAACAGAAGATGCTTTGCAACGGAGATTATCCATTGCTAGGCTAGAGATAGAATATG atgaggaaatatatatatatacttcagAATTATTTTAG
- the LOC117164497 gene encoding ribosomal protein S6 kinase 2 beta isoform X2: protein MPLANLTVPWSEQHVTEKQDVDILPSESQEEVVITQENVVEPPSNGCSETHEIEVREIVRDGHEKADPSQFELLKVLGQGSFGKVFLVRKVVGKDSGTIYAMKVLKKATLKVRDRVRTKMERNILVDVEHPFIVRLHYAFQTEGKLYLILDFLRGGDLFSRLVKEVMFTEDDVKFYLAELALALGHIHKLGIIYRDLKPENILLDTEGHIALTDFGLSKQPLDDCKAYSFCGTIEYMAPEIVDRRGHSFAADWWSFGVLMFEMLTGALPFQGANRKETMTQITKGKLGMPHNISPEAQLLLKVLFKRNPANRLGFGGIEEIKNHVFFAKTDWDALYRKEIKPPFKPAVSQEDDTFCFDSEFTCKTPKDSPGVPPSANAHELFRGFSFVAPCLLEDHVKIPEYKNCDSLSATFPTYVSPISVSDEYELKQEIGKGSYSTVYLAVHKASKAEYAVKVIEKSKRDPTEEIEILLRYGRHPHIVTLRAVHEDDKRAYLVLELLRGGELLDRLLQRRNLTEKEAAEVMYTIVSVVNYLHENGVVHRDLKPSNILYSKSGGDPSTLCLCDLGFAKQLRAENGLLMTPCYTANFVAPEVLKRQGYDAACDIWSLGVLLYIMLAGYTPFRNTPGDSARDILDRIGLGYIDVESGIWHQISNEAKDLVKKMLHVDPNRRPTAAAILKYSWIANRHRLPQKVLPDSSKDPHSLKRAVTATYRAMSSSPRSPHIGPVVMSALARRRTQAKPTGPTEV, encoded by the exons ATGCCGTTGGCGAATTTGACAGTTCCTTGGTCTGAGCAACATGTGACTGAAAAg CAAGATGTAGATATACTTCCATCAGAATCCCAAGAGGAAGTAGTAATAACTCAAGAAAATGTAGTTGAACCACCTTCAAATGGTTGTTCTGAGACACATGAAATAGAAGTACGAGAAATAGTAAGGGATGGACATGAAAAAGCAGATCCATCTCAATTTGAACTGCTTAAAGTTCTGGGTCAAGGGTCTTTTGGCAAA GTATTCCTTGTGAGAAAGGTAGTTGGAAAAGATAGTGGGACAATTTATGCTATGAAGGTATTAAAAAAGGCAACATTGAAAG TTCGGGACAGAGTTAGAACAAAAATGGAGAGGAATATACTGGTAGATGTTGAACACCCATTCATTGTGCGACTACATTATGCATTCCAAACAGAGGGCAAACTCTACTTAATTTTAGACTTTTTAAGAGGTGGCGATTTATTTTCAAGATTAGTTAAAGAG GTAATGTTTACTGAAGATgatgtaaaattttatttagcTGAACTTGCTCTTGCATTGGGTCACATACATAAGCTTGGAATTATTTATAGAGATCTCAAACCAGAAAA TATTTTGCTTGATACTGAAGGTCATATTGCTTTAACCGACTTTGGTCTAAGTAAGCAGCCTTTAGACGATTGTAAAGCATACTCGTTTTGTGGTACTATAGAATATATGGCACCTGAAATTGTGGATAGGAGAGGACATTCATTTGCTGCAGATTGGTGGAGTTTTGGTGTTCTTATG TTTGAAATGTTGACTGGAGCTCTTCCATTTCAAGGAGCAAATCGCAAAGAAACAATGACACAGATAACAAAAGGAAAACTCGGAATGCCACATAATATTTCACCAGAAGCACAATTACTCCTTAAAGTATTGTTTAAAAGAAACCCTGCAAACAGACTGGGATTTG gCGGAATAGAAGAGATAAAAAACCATGTGTTCTTTGCAAAAACCGATTGGGATGCGCTTtacagaaaagaaataaaaccgCCTTTTAAACCAGCTGTTAGTCAAGAAGATGATACATTTTGTTTTGATAGTGAATTTACATGTAAAACGCCTAAAG attCTCCTGGGGTACCACCAAGTGCTAATGCTCACGAATTGTTCCGTGGATTTAGCTTTGTCGCGCCGTGCCTTCTTGAGGATCACGTGAAAATCCCTGAATATAAAAACTGTGATAGCCTTAGCGCAACTTTCCCAACTTATGTGAGCCCTATCTCCGTGAGTGATGAATATGAGCTTAAACAAGAAATTGGTAAAGGAAGCTACAGTACTGTTTATTTAGCTGTTCATAAAGCTTCTAAAGCAGAGTATGCTGTGAAGGTAATTGAGAAATCAAAAAGAGATCCTAcagaagaaatagaaattttgcTCCGATATGGAAGGCACCCGCACATTGTAACTTTGAGAGCTGTTCATGAAGATGATAAACGAGCTTATCTTGTACTCGAATTATTGCGTGGTGGAGAACTACTTGATCGGTTACTACAAAGACGTAATCTCACAGAAAAAGAAGCAGCTGAAGTGATGTACACAATAGTTAGCGTAGTCAATTATCTTCATGAAAATGGA GTTGTTCATAGAGACTTAAAGCCATCTAATATATTGTATTCGAAGTCGGGGGGTGATCCATCGACACTTTGTTTATGCGATCTTGGTTTCGCAAAACAGTTACGAGCGGAAAATGGTTTGTTAATGACACCTTGTTATACTGCAAATTTTGTAGCACCGGAAGTGTTAAAACGCCAAGGATATGATGCAGCGTGTGATATCTGGTCACTTGGTGTTTTGTTATACATTATGTTGGCTGG ATATACACCATTTCGTAATACTCCCGGTGATAGTGCAAGAGATATATTAGATCGTATTGGTCTCGGCTACATTGACGTTGAAAGTGGAATATGGCATCAAATTTCGAATGAAGCTAAAGATCTAGTTAAAAAAATGTTACACGTTGATCCTAATCGGAGGCCTACTGCAGCTGCCATACTAAAATATTCGTGGATTGCTAATCGTCATCGTCTTCCACAGAAAGTATTACCTGATAGTTCTAAGGATCCACATAGCCTAAag AGAGCAGTAACGGCAACATATAGAGCGATGTCTAGCAGTCCAAGGTCGCCTCATATCGGACCTGTTGTCATGTCTGCATTGGCACGACGAAGAACACAAGCCAAGCCTACTGGACCTACCGAAGTTTGA
- the LOC117164497 gene encoding ribosomal protein S6 kinase 2 beta isoform X1 yields MTTAHARIFYKHNIYNFTDNNTTSNIMPLANLTVPWSEQHVTEKQDVDILPSESQEEVVITQENVVEPPSNGCSETHEIEVREIVRDGHEKADPSQFELLKVLGQGSFGKVFLVRKVVGKDSGTIYAMKVLKKATLKVRDRVRTKMERNILVDVEHPFIVRLHYAFQTEGKLYLILDFLRGGDLFSRLVKEVMFTEDDVKFYLAELALALGHIHKLGIIYRDLKPENILLDTEGHIALTDFGLSKQPLDDCKAYSFCGTIEYMAPEIVDRRGHSFAADWWSFGVLMFEMLTGALPFQGANRKETMTQITKGKLGMPHNISPEAQLLLKVLFKRNPANRLGFGGIEEIKNHVFFAKTDWDALYRKEIKPPFKPAVSQEDDTFCFDSEFTCKTPKDSPGVPPSANAHELFRGFSFVAPCLLEDHVKIPEYKNCDSLSATFPTYVSPISVSDEYELKQEIGKGSYSTVYLAVHKASKAEYAVKVIEKSKRDPTEEIEILLRYGRHPHIVTLRAVHEDDKRAYLVLELLRGGELLDRLLQRRNLTEKEAAEVMYTIVSVVNYLHENGVVHRDLKPSNILYSKSGGDPSTLCLCDLGFAKQLRAENGLLMTPCYTANFVAPEVLKRQGYDAACDIWSLGVLLYIMLAGYTPFRNTPGDSARDILDRIGLGYIDVESGIWHQISNEAKDLVKKMLHVDPNRRPTAAAILKYSWIANRHRLPQKVLPDSSKDPHSLKRAVTATYRAMSSSPRSPHIGPVVMSALARRRTQAKPTGPTEV; encoded by the exons atgacGACCGCGCACGCAAGAATATTTTACAAACATAACATCTACAATTTCACAGATAATAACACAACGTCGAATATAATGCCGTTGGCGAATTTGACAGTTCCTTGGTCTGAGCAACATGTGACTGAAAAg CAAGATGTAGATATACTTCCATCAGAATCCCAAGAGGAAGTAGTAATAACTCAAGAAAATGTAGTTGAACCACCTTCAAATGGTTGTTCTGAGACACATGAAATAGAAGTACGAGAAATAGTAAGGGATGGACATGAAAAAGCAGATCCATCTCAATTTGAACTGCTTAAAGTTCTGGGTCAAGGGTCTTTTGGCAAA GTATTCCTTGTGAGAAAGGTAGTTGGAAAAGATAGTGGGACAATTTATGCTATGAAGGTATTAAAAAAGGCAACATTGAAAG TTCGGGACAGAGTTAGAACAAAAATGGAGAGGAATATACTGGTAGATGTTGAACACCCATTCATTGTGCGACTACATTATGCATTCCAAACAGAGGGCAAACTCTACTTAATTTTAGACTTTTTAAGAGGTGGCGATTTATTTTCAAGATTAGTTAAAGAG GTAATGTTTACTGAAGATgatgtaaaattttatttagcTGAACTTGCTCTTGCATTGGGTCACATACATAAGCTTGGAATTATTTATAGAGATCTCAAACCAGAAAA TATTTTGCTTGATACTGAAGGTCATATTGCTTTAACCGACTTTGGTCTAAGTAAGCAGCCTTTAGACGATTGTAAAGCATACTCGTTTTGTGGTACTATAGAATATATGGCACCTGAAATTGTGGATAGGAGAGGACATTCATTTGCTGCAGATTGGTGGAGTTTTGGTGTTCTTATG TTTGAAATGTTGACTGGAGCTCTTCCATTTCAAGGAGCAAATCGCAAAGAAACAATGACACAGATAACAAAAGGAAAACTCGGAATGCCACATAATATTTCACCAGAAGCACAATTACTCCTTAAAGTATTGTTTAAAAGAAACCCTGCAAACAGACTGGGATTTG gCGGAATAGAAGAGATAAAAAACCATGTGTTCTTTGCAAAAACCGATTGGGATGCGCTTtacagaaaagaaataaaaccgCCTTTTAAACCAGCTGTTAGTCAAGAAGATGATACATTTTGTTTTGATAGTGAATTTACATGTAAAACGCCTAAAG attCTCCTGGGGTACCACCAAGTGCTAATGCTCACGAATTGTTCCGTGGATTTAGCTTTGTCGCGCCGTGCCTTCTTGAGGATCACGTGAAAATCCCTGAATATAAAAACTGTGATAGCCTTAGCGCAACTTTCCCAACTTATGTGAGCCCTATCTCCGTGAGTGATGAATATGAGCTTAAACAAGAAATTGGTAAAGGAAGCTACAGTACTGTTTATTTAGCTGTTCATAAAGCTTCTAAAGCAGAGTATGCTGTGAAGGTAATTGAGAAATCAAAAAGAGATCCTAcagaagaaatagaaattttgcTCCGATATGGAAGGCACCCGCACATTGTAACTTTGAGAGCTGTTCATGAAGATGATAAACGAGCTTATCTTGTACTCGAATTATTGCGTGGTGGAGAACTACTTGATCGGTTACTACAAAGACGTAATCTCACAGAAAAAGAAGCAGCTGAAGTGATGTACACAATAGTTAGCGTAGTCAATTATCTTCATGAAAATGGA GTTGTTCATAGAGACTTAAAGCCATCTAATATATTGTATTCGAAGTCGGGGGGTGATCCATCGACACTTTGTTTATGCGATCTTGGTTTCGCAAAACAGTTACGAGCGGAAAATGGTTTGTTAATGACACCTTGTTATACTGCAAATTTTGTAGCACCGGAAGTGTTAAAACGCCAAGGATATGATGCAGCGTGTGATATCTGGTCACTTGGTGTTTTGTTATACATTATGTTGGCTGG ATATACACCATTTCGTAATACTCCCGGTGATAGTGCAAGAGATATATTAGATCGTATTGGTCTCGGCTACATTGACGTTGAAAGTGGAATATGGCATCAAATTTCGAATGAAGCTAAAGATCTAGTTAAAAAAATGTTACACGTTGATCCTAATCGGAGGCCTACTGCAGCTGCCATACTAAAATATTCGTGGATTGCTAATCGTCATCGTCTTCCACAGAAAGTATTACCTGATAGTTCTAAGGATCCACATAGCCTAAag AGAGCAGTAACGGCAACATATAGAGCGATGTCTAGCAGTCCAAGGTCGCCTCATATCGGACCTGTTGTCATGTCTGCATTGGCACGACGAAGAACACAAGCCAAGCCTACTGGACCTACCGAAGTTTGA